One segment of Trypanosoma brucei brucei TREU927 chromosome 8, complete sequence DNA contains the following:
- a CDS encoding mitotic centromere-associated kinesin (MCAK), putative gives MQKSIQDEVRFSSSPRVLRSASRDTHKEMEELPNASSPLLMRRVASLDALPPRPSSRHPRSEGDSVPSVLNPNRQLEDLSRDTQLLNAYGGSDSMPGINKIPVKSFQQHLQGRQFHFAKHRLPQLSNVQSARSVSTPARKGRQSPRCRYNALPALSSSPPRTRRGASFARPYPNKPGTPQSSRAPPRRASARPIASPSSPLAAPLHRADSVIPAAVAEDSSADGKQSAVARTRGGRIRVVVRKRPLPPDEEGCDCVSMDPPNVKVAVRKQRVDLTEYADVNDFTFDDAFGEDKHNEHVFDSCCKELLETTLQGGSASCFAYGQTGSGKTHTMLGNSGERGLYILAAAAIFSSLEKDQEVYASLYEIYCNSLFDLLNNRSPVVVREDHNRRMHITGLTWHAVTSAEELQLLINSGADRRSTGSTTANERSSRSHAVLTIQVRDREDNRFCGTLNLVDLAGSERAADTATNDRQTRQEGAEINKSLLALKECIRALDEKKKHVPFRGSKLTEILRDSFIGNSRTVMIANISASSQNYEHTLNTLRYAFRVKGLSVVNFEPSRARNAPRPLKPVVSDMNPTQGVPQVNAGPLKTTPGRWRSVSSNAFLANRRNVSSGNALVQQRNHVTSSPLRSNNTQGANIASGAGENNFAVYVRQIAGEVVGNIIPQLRADGGRDSSLPSNSDYLQEEGSGVSFNDELIRQLEDRVVARMKLDVIRLVRDTMLRRERAISKLRSENTMLSKLNGALERRAAECAHCRGQNTRQIQQQQN, from the coding sequence ATGCAGAAAAGTATACAAGATGAAGTGCGGTTTAGTTCTTCACCCCGGGTCTTAAGGTCAGCTAGTCGTGACACCCATAAGGAAATGGAGGAACTTCCTAATGCATCGTCACCTCTTCTTATGCGGCGTGTGGCATCGTTAGACGCACTTCCACCTCGACCTTCCTCGCGTCATCCCCGCAGTGAAGGCGATAGCGTTCCATCAGTGCTGAATCCCAACCGACAGCTGGAGGATTTATCGCGTGATACGCAGCTACTCAATGCATATGGTGGTTCAGACAGCATGCCCGGTATTAATAAGATACCCGTGAAGTCATTTCAACAACATCTGCAGGGAAGGCAATTCCACTTCGCAAAGCATCGGCTTCCTCAACTCAGTAATGTTCAATCAGCTCGGAGTGTTTCGACACCTGCGCGAAAGGGACGACAGTCACCGCGGTGTCGTTACAATGCACTTCCAGCTTTATCTTCAAGCCCACCTCGCACACGTCGTGGCGCTTCGTTTGCACGCCCATATCCCAACAAACCGGGGACGCCGCAGTCCTCTCGTGCTCCCCCCAGACGAGCCTCAGCACGGCCCATTGCATCTCCTTCTTCTCCATTGGCTGCACCGCTACATCGCGCAGATTCCGTCATCCCTGCAGCAGTTGCTGAAGATTCCTCAGCAGACGGTAAACAATCTGCGGTGGCGCGAACACGTGGCGGTCGCATACGCGTTGTTGTGCGTAAGCGGCCGTTGCCTCCGGATGAAGAGGGCTGTGATTGTGTTTCTATGGACCCACCTAATGTGAAGGTTGCGGTGCGGAAGCAGCGTGTGGACCTTACGGAGTATGCGGATGTGAATGACTTTACCTTTGATGACGCTTTCGGTGAGGATAAACACAATGAACATGTGTTCGATTCGTGTTGTAAGGAACTTCTAGAGACAACGTTGCAAGGTGGTAGTGCCTCATGTTTCGCATACGGCCAAACAGGAAGTGGCAAAACGCATACAATGCTTGGTAACAGCGGAGAGCGTGGCCTTTATATATTAGCCGCCGCCGCTATTTTTAGTTCGTTAGAGAAGGATCAGGAGGTGTATGCCTCGCTCTATGAAATTTACTGTAATTCGCTGTTTGACTTGCTCAACAATCGTTCACCCGTCGTAGTGCGTGAGGATCATAACCGCCGTATGCATATAACAGGCCTTACGTGGCATGCCGTTACGTCGGCTGAGGAACTTCAGCTACTGATCAACAGTGGAGCTGACCGGCGGAGCACCGGAAGCACAACTGCTAATGAGCGTTCCAGCCGTTCCCACGCAGTGCTCACCATTCAGGTTAGGGATCGCGAGGACAACAGGTTCTGTGGCACGCTTAACCTTGTGGATCTAGCAGGTAGCGAACGCGCGGCCGATACCGCCACTAATGATCGTCAGACACGGCAGGAAGGTGCGGAAATTAATAAATCGTTACTCGCCCTCAAGGAGTGCATCCGTGCGTTagacgaaaagaagaagcatgTTCCCTTCCGTGGGTCGAAGTTGACGGAGATTCTACGGGACAGCTTCATTGGAAATAGTCGTACAGTTATGATTGCCAACATATCGGCATCGTCACAAAACTACGAGCACACCCTCAACACACTGCGATATGCCTTTCGCGTGAAGGGTTTAAGTGTTGTCAATTTTGAACCGAGTCGTGCCCGCAATGCACCGCGGCCGCTGAAACCGGTTGTTTCTGACATGAATCCCACGCAAGGAGTTCCTCAGGTAAATGCCGGCCCTTTGAAAACAACACCGGGGCGGTGGCGTTCGGTCTCATCTAATGCCTTTTTAGCTAACAGGCGTAACGTCTCCTCGGGAAACGCACTTGTACAACAGCGTAACCATGTTACCAGCAGTCCTTTGCGTAGTAATAACACTCAGGGAGCAAATATTGCTTCGGGAGCTGGCGAGAATAATTTCGCTGTTTATGTTCGTCAAATAGCCGGAGAAGTGGTGGGGAATATTATTCCACAGTTAAGGGCGGATGGGGGTCGTGATTCCTCGCTTCCATCAAACAGTGATTACCTGCAAGAGGAGGGCTCCGGTGTTTCTTTTAACGATGAATTGATAAGGCAGTTAGAAGATCGTGTTGTTGCAAGGATGAAATTGGATGTGATAAGGTTGGTTAGGGATACAATGCTGAGGAGGGAGCGTGCTATTTCAAAGTTGCGTAGTGAAAACACGATGTTGAGCAAACTTAATGGGGCGTTAGAAAGGCGTGCCGCGGAGTGTGCGCACTGTAGAGGGCAGAACACACGTCAAatacaacagcaacaaaactaG
- a CDS encoding amino acid transporter AATP5 (identical to GB:CAC86546.1: amino acid transporter AATP5 {Trypanosoma brucei brucei}), giving the protein MSNVRGNITPAVVYASNEPNALNASDDGIKNYEAYEDIQSNNSESKFAPFSKLSKKIAAVIPPGGIFASAFNIAATTLGAGIFGLPSTANGSGLVMGILYLVIINCMTIYSMYNLALAAERSKALTYEGVTFVVLGRWAAYAIAAVRAFDGFTSCIAYVISVGDIFSSILKGTDAPEFWKGNTGNRLLTALLWLCCMLPLVIPRHVDSLRHVSTCAVTFMVYFVIVIVVHSCLNGLPENIKDVSVGKSDTAAIILFNSGNAAVEGLGVFMFSYTCQDTAYEIYMDMKDRSVRKFVISSAIAMCMCTVLYILTVFFGYMDFGRDVTGSILLMYDPVNEPAVMVGMIGVLVKLIASYALLAMACRNALYSIAGKNADVLPFWKHCASVVTLSVAALVLGLFIPKVNTVLGFAGSITGGSLGYIFPSLLLMYSGGFTWQRVGPFHYLVAYGLLISGVVGVVFGTGATIWGTIVG; this is encoded by the coding sequence ATGAGTAATGTCCGTGGAAATATAACCCCCGCCGTTGTTTATGCTTCCAATGAGCCGAATGCTCTTAATGCCTCGGATGATGGCATTAAAAACTATGAGGCCTACGAAGACATTCAATCAAACAATTCAGAATCTAAATTTGCTCCATTTTCCAAACTGAGCAAAAAAATTGCCGCCGTCATTCCTCCTGGAGGGATTTTTGCCAGCGCCTTTAACATCGCGGCCACGACGTTGGGCGCCGGCATCTTTGGTTTGCCGTCAACCGCCAATGGAAGCGGACTTGTGATGGGAATATTATATCTCGTCATAATTAATTGCATGACCATATATTCCATGTATAATCTCGCCCTTGCAGCCGAACGTTCTAAAGCACTCACATATGAAGGCGTTACATTTGTGGTGTTGGGGCGCTGGGCTGCATATGCCATCGCTGCTGTTCGAGCATTTGATGGCTTTACGAGTTGTATTGCCTACGTGATTTCAGTGGGagatattttctcttctattTTGAAGGGAACCGATGCACCTGAGTTCTGGAAGGGAAATACGGGCAACCGACTTTTGACCGCGCTTCTATGGCTCTGTTGTATGCTTCCACTTGTGATACCGCGACATGTGGATTCACTTCGTCATGTTTCCACCTGTGCCGTTACTTTCATGGTGTATTTTGTCATTGTGATTGTTGTGCACTCGTGTCTAAATGGGCTTCCGGAGAATATTAAGGATGTTAGTGTTGGAAAGAGTGATACAGCTGCTATCATTCTCTTTAATAGCGGGAATGCAGCTGTTGAAGGATTGGGAGTATTTATGTTCTCATACACGTGCCAGGACACGGCGTATGAAATATATATGGACATGAAGGATCGCTCCGTGCGTAAGTTCGTTATTTCATCCGCTATCGCGATGTGTATGTGTACCGTGTTGTATATACTCACCGTATTTTTCGGTTACATGGACTTTGGCCGTGATGTTACCGGTTCAATTTTGCTCATGTACGATCCCGTGAATGAACCTGCGGTGATGGTTGGTATGATTGGTGTGCTTGTGAAGCTGATCGCCTCATATGCGCTGCTCGCTATGGCGTGTCGTAATGCGTTATACAGCATTGCAGGAAAGAATGCGGATGTATTGCCCTTTTGGAAACATTGTGCCTCAGTTGTAACCTTATCTGTAGCGGCACTGGTTTTGGGTCTCTTCATCCCAAAGGTTAATACGGTTCTTGGTTTTGCTGGTTCCATTACTGGTGGCTCACTTGgttatattttcccttcGCTACTTCTTATGTACTCGGGTGGCTTCACATGGCAACGCGTTGGGCCTTTTCATTATCTCGTAGCGTACGGGTTGTTAATTTCAGGTGTTGTCGGCGTTGTTTTTGGTACCGGTGCCACCATTTGGGGCACAATTGTTGGCTAA
- a CDS encoding chaperone protein DnaJ, putative encodes MKKESVPSKSENTTDLQPEGVDMPGEPLDVIGRAFSNRQPKHIGQGLADAVRNVAVGLGVGISSFIALPIAGGKREGATGVAKGIGFGLLGLAGGAAAGLVTGARQLGRGVVNTKAAVEETIRRERYWCSITGGWIEVRLNEMLADIPVTDDDIYCKAREEYRKVSSSSWDGAASPSGSEGNDPSEEGCEGSCGKEDYYSLIGVERTATTSQIRAAFHRKALTLHPDKNTGDAEATQRFQAILEAYNVLSNDAQRSEYDARGSVDINAGEGGLTSPIEQSLGATQLEPFIGRVEWAVHLTPYVYFDSELRKELKKRRVLRLAQNLVRFVDGDESTLESVRPLIIDAVSTRGGARLMPVVAQQYAAAARQHLTSSSLLREVDNFGTSKLAFLGGVADATVACLTTAVKAARKRLDGDEFLDTVLALCECDVQKNVLRAARLLFYDLSASAEQRNTRAYNLLKLSNMIKDICLSCSSVVIEAQ; translated from the coding sequence atgaagaaagaatcCGTTCCTTCCAAATCAGAAAACACAACGGACTTGCAACCGGAAGGTGTTGATATGCCCGGTGAGCCTCTTGATGTGATCGGTCGTGCCTTTTCAAATCGTCAACCCAAACATATCGGGCAGGGACTTGCGGATGCCGTCAGAAATGTTGCGGTAGGACTTGGAGTAGGAATAAGTAGTTTTATTGCACTTCCAATTGCTGGTGGTAAACGAGAAGGTGCCACAGGTGTTGCTAAAGGAATTGGATTTGGACTTCTCGGGCTTGCAGGTGGTGCCGCTGCCGGTTTGGTGACGGGTGCCAGACAGTTGGGTCGTGGAGTTGTCAACACAAAAGCGGCTGTTGAGGAAACCATACGAAGGGAACGGTATTGGTGCAGTATAACTGGAGGTTGGATTGAAGTACGTCTAAATGAGATGTTGGCCGACATTCCCGTAACGGATGATGACATTTATTGTAAGGCACGTGAAGAATACCGTAAAGTCAGTTCGTCATCATGGGATGGCGCGGCATCTCCATCTGGAAGTGAAGGCAACGACCCCAGTGAGGAAGGTTGTGAAGGTTCATGCGGAAAGGAAGATTACTACAGTCTAATTGGTGTAGAgagaacagcaacaacatctcAAATACGTGCGGCTTTCCACCGCAAGGCATTGACGTTGCATCCAGATAAAAATACGGGCGATGCGGAGGCTACTCAGCGCTTTCAGGCCATACTGGAGGCTTATAATGTGTTGAGTAATGACGCACAGCGCTCCGAATATGATGCACGCGGATCTGTAGATATCAACGCGGGAGAAGGCGGGTTAACTTCTCCAATTGAACAGTCTCTTGGCGCCACGCAATTGGAGCCTTTCATTGGTCGCGTGGAGTGGGCGGTTCATCTCACTCCATATGTATATTTTGACAGCGAATTAAGAAAAGAGCTGAAGAAACGGAGGGTTCTGCGTTTGGCCCAAAACCTCGTGCGGTTTGTGGATGGCGACGAGTCGACGCTCGAATCCGTGCGACCGTTAATTATCGACGCCGTTTCCACACGAGGTGGCGCGAGACTTATGCCAGTGGTGGCGCAACAATACGCCGCGGCTGCACGGCAGCATTTGACGAgctcttcccttttgcgCGAAGTGGACAACTTCGGTACGTCAAAATTAGCCTTTTTAGGTGGCGTGGCGGATGCAACAGTGGCATGTTTAACGACGGCGGTTAAAGCTGCGCGGAAGCGTCTGGATGGAGATGAATTCCTTGACACAGTGTTAGCGCTGTGTGAGTGCGATGTACAGAAAAATGTTTTGCGCGCGGCccgccttcttttttatgaTTTATCAGCATCTGCTGAGCAACGCAATACGCGGGCATATAACTTGTTGAAGCTTAGCAATATGATCAAAGATATTTGCCTGTCATGTTCCAGTGTGGTAATTGAAGCACAATAA
- a CDS encoding calpain, putative (identical to GB:AAG48626.1: cytoskeleton-associated protein CAP5.5 {Trypanosoma brucei}), translating to MGCGGSKPRPQPPQMPPPPPPPVVAPPPPPPPPPPEPVAPPTPPPKSPTVQSEESVVEEVEEVPLTPRAARLQNVIAAKQSTFMYNKCTVTGEVTPFFPPKGRCFRIIDEEGRWFFYNDTMNYEMCVQAFFSPDSDVKHCGTTTIKSIRNGLTVISAFVYPLETLEFLSGSVELGAMYVYAQQLSKRYYSHLRVFSVDGKKEMETVMTLPWEEVDDEELLKLCSDSFMRYADVKFLPSTGMFSRLDIDGRFIQPVEVRRPSEFAQCDEENIDAVRGVVLSSCVEAGTLGDSWFVSALSLLATDEERVKAMFASTTPAEKQMGAYRVLLNKDGWWKNILVDDFLPTVGGVPCYARCIDDPGELWPSLLQKAYAKLYGSYASITGGDTLLALQNFTGAPVYRFDKAWRDAATDEEKKNALIQKIMGYVEAHNPVILSVPTGKEAKTAVANGLGEGYSYALLSVHNFPEENITLLKMFNPWEPAMPWSGQWREGSDKWTEHSEIQSSCEPCFEAHDGIFFIEWSEAVEVFNGCGVLYLDEKPVYDYRVAGEFDNEQPNLALMIRAKETVEVMLTLSQRDKRGLPIESPDAKLSPVLLCVSRAERKRQVVYQCTSSDPETPAEGFNFVVGRDLAMKCTFEAREAPYFVIPRIHRRGTCEGRRRGFVIGIRSSTPLDEKLEIHFTTLEPTCRVLHNCITFTANRMPGAVREWQIKTPDAEPATYRGWGLSPAEEFHEDDEGALTREYVVSQPEESPTPQSEAHVSEEEAKPEEECQQPSDEKPHELTEEPEAEAAAPEPMGEGDVVAEAQPELAVEELSEGDVEAREAPAPPEEPQVTAEPESPQQSAEPEPEAAPPAPTDDGSASESSDDGLGRFAADRIGAFALSDDSDTD from the coding sequence ATGGGTTGTGGTGGATCAAAGCCGAGGCCACAACCTCCTCAAATGcctccaccaccgccaccaccagttgttgcaccgccgccgccgccgccaccaccaccaccagaaCCCGTCGCgccgccaacaccaccaccaaaatcTCCAACTGTTCAATCCGAAGAATCGGTGGTTGAGGAAGTTGAGGAGGTGCCATTAACTCCAAGAGCCGCACGCCTTCAGAATGTTATTGCAGCAAAGCAGTCGACTTTTATGTACAACAAATGCACCGTTACCGGTGAGGTGACACCGTTTTTTCCACCGAAAGGTCGATGTTTCCGCATCATTGATGAGGAGGGTCGCTGGTTCTTCTACAACGACACCATGAACTATGAGATGTGCGTACAGGCCTTTTTTTCACCCGATTCGGATGTGAAGCACTGCgggacaacaacaataaaaagcaTAAGGAATGGATTAACTGTTATATCTGCCTTTGTATACCCACTAGAAACGCTGGAGTTCCTTTCTGGTTCAGTGGAGTTGGGAGCcatgtatgtgtatgcgcAACAGCTTTCTAAGCGGTATTACAGCCATCTTCGTGTTTTCAGCGTGGATGGTAAGAAGGAGATGGAGACAGTTATGACGCTACCGTGGGAGGAAGTGGACGATGAAGAACTTCTAAAGCTATGTTCAGACTCTTTTATGCGTTACGCTGATGTGAAATTCCTTCCATCAACTGGTATGTTCTCACGCCTCGATATTGATGGTCGTTTCATTCAACCAGTGGAGGTGCGTCGTCCAAGCGAGTTTGCTCAATGTGACGAGGAAAATATCGATGCTGTGCGCGGTGTCGTCCTTTCCTCCTGCGTGGAGGCGGGCACGCTTGGAGATTCGTGGTTCGTAAGTGCGCTTTCCCTGCTTGCCACCGATGAGGAACGCGTCAAGGCGATGTTTGCCTCCACCACACCTGCCGAGAAGCAAATGGGCGCCTACCGTGTCCTACTAAACAAAGACGGATGGTGGAAGAACATTCTGGTAGATGACTTTCTTCCAACAGTTGGTGGTGTGCCATGCTACGCACGGTGCATCGATGACCCCGGAGAGTTGTGGCCATCTTTGCTGCAAAAAGCTTACGCGAAATTGTATGGCTCTTATGCAAGCATCACAGGAGGCGACACACTCCTCGCCCTACAGAACTTTACTGGAGCGCCAGTGTACCGATTCGATAAAGCATGGCGTGACGCGGCGACAgatgaggagaaaaagaatgcacTCATTCAGAAGATTATGGGATACGTTGAAGCTCACAATCCCGTCATTTTGAGCGTTCCAACCGGAAAGGAGGCGAAAACCGCTGTTGCGAATGGTCTTGGAGAGGGTTACTCATACGCGCTACTGTCTGTCCACAACTTCCCTGAGGAGAACATTACGCTTCTGAAGATGTTCAACCCGTGGGAACCTGCGATGCCGTGGTCCGGTCAGTGGCGAGAAGGTAGCGACAAGTGGACCGAGCACAGCGAGATACAGTCGAGTTGCGAGCCGTGCTTCGAAGCGCATGACGGTATATTTTTCATCGAATGGTCAGAAGCTGTTGAGGTATTTAATGGTTGCGGAGTTCTGTACTTGGACGAGAAGCCGGTGTATGACTACCGTGTTGCTGGTGAATTTGACAATGAGCAGCCCAACCTTGCGCTTATGATTCGGGCAAAGGAAACCGTTGAAGTTATGTTGACTCTCTCGCAGAGGGATAAACGCGGTCTGCCTATAGAGTCGCCTGATGCAAAGCTGTCGCCTGTGTTACTGTGTGTTTCCCGCGCCGAGCGAAAAAGGCAAGTTGTGTATCAATGCACCAGCTCTGATCCCGAAACCCCTGCAGAAGGCTTTAACTTTGTTGTGGGGCGAGACCTTGCAATGAAATGTACCTTTGAGGCCAGGGAAGCGCCATACTTTGTTATTCCTCGCATCCACCGCCGGGGAACATGCGAGGGACGCCGCAGGGGTTTCGTAATTGGCATTCGGTCCAGTACACCATTGGATGAAAAGCTTGAGATTCACTTCACCACACTTGAGCCTACGTGTCGTGTGTTGCATAACTGCATTACATTTACAGCTAACCGAATGCCTGGTGCTGTGCGTGAGTGGCAGATAAAGACGCCTGATGCAGAACCCGCAACATACAGGGGTTGGGGTCTCTCTCCAGCGGAGGAATTCCATGAAGACGATGAAGGTGCGCTGACAAGGGAATATGTTGTGTCGCAGCCTGAAGAATCCCCAACACCTCAAAGTGAAGCACATGTAAGCGAAGAGGAGGCAAAACCAGAGGAAGAATGTCAACAGCCTTCTGATGAGAAGCCGCACGAGTTGACGGAAGAACCCGAAGCAGAGGCCGCTGCACCTGAACCGATGGGAGAAGGAGATGTGGTGGCGGAAGCGCAACCGGAACTTGCCGTTGAGGAACTTTCGGAAGGGGATGTGGAGGCGAGAGAAGCGCCAGCACCACCGGAGGAGCCACAAGTAACCGCTGAGCCCGAGTCACCGCAGCAATCAGCGGAACCGGAACCGGAAGCTGCGCCTCCCGCCCCCACTGATGACGGTTCCGCTTCCGAAAGCTCCGATGATGGACTGGGAAGATTTGCAGCTGATCGTATCGGTGCATTTGCCTTATCGGATGATAGCGACACTGACTAG
- a CDS encoding amino acid transporter, putative (identical to GB:CAC86550.1: amino acid transporter AATP9 {Trypanosoma brucei brucei}) — MDRSGSQSAASAASELADSRGFVGPISDAHDHGNTDEKNTSKAKDSNGFFSKVSLCIATVLPPGGIAASAFNMASTTLGGGIIGMPAATNSSGLVMGLFYLMLISSVTVFTMHNLSIAAERTNTHTFEEVTRVLLGRGAAYILAAIRAFLGFSACVAFVISLGDIMSSILNGTNAPDFWKEKSGNRVLTVIVWACCMLPLVIPRHVDSLRHVSTCAVTFMVYFVIVIVVHSCLNGLPENIKSVSVGKSDTAEIILFNTGNKAIEGLGVFMFAFISQVTAYEVYVDMKDRSVRKFVIAATVANALCFVLYALTAFFGYMDFGRDVTDSILLMYDPVNEPEMMVAMVGILVKLCVSYALLAMALRNSLYSIVGVTADKLPFWKHCVTVLVLSGIILLLGLFIPKINTVFGFAGSITGGSLGFIFPALLVMYSGDFTWQKVGPAYYIATYLLLAGGVFVIVFGTGATIWGAAVG, encoded by the coding sequence ATGGACAGATCTGGCAGTCAATCCGCAGCATCAGCGGCGTCGGAACTTGCTGACAGTCGGGGTTTTGTGGGGCCAATATCGGATGCCCATGACCACGGAAATACTGACGAGAAAAATACCTCAAAAGCAAAGGATTCAAATGGTTTCTTCTCGAAGGTGAGTTTATGCATCGCCACTGTTTTACCTCCAGGCGGCATTGCGGCGAGTGCTTTCAACATGGCCTCAACAACTCTTGGCGGCGGTATTATTGGGATGCCAGcagcaaccaacagcagtggACTTGTTATGGGATTATTTTATCTCATGCTCATTTCCTCCGTAACCGTTTTTACAATGCACAACCTTTCCATTGCAGCGGAGCGCACCAACACCCACACGTTTGAGGAGGTGACTCGTGTGCTTCTTGGCCGTGGGGCTGCATATATTCTCGCTGCTATCCGAGCATTCCTTGGGTTTAGTGCctgtgttgcttttgttataTCTTTGGGGGATATTATGTCTTCTATTCTAAATGGCACTAATGCACCGGAtttttggaaagaaaaatcaggTAACCGCGTCTTGACGGTAATAGTTTGGGCATGTTGTATGCTTCCACTTGTGATACCGCGACATGTGGATTCACTTCGTCATGTTTCCACCTGTGCCGTTACTTTCATGGTGTATTTTGTCATTGTGATTGTTGTGCACTCGTGTCTAAATGGGCTTCCGGAGAATATTAAGAGCGTTAGTGTTGGAAAGAGTGATACAGCTGAAATTATCCTTTTCAACACCGGAAACAAGGCAATTGAAGGATTGGGAGTATTTATGTTTGCCTTTATTTCGCAAGTTACAGCATATGAGGTCTATGTGGACATGAAGGATCGCTCCGTGCGTAAGTTTGTTATCGCAGCCACCGTAGCCAatgcactttgttttgttttgtacgcTCTAACGGCCTTTTTCGGTTACATGGACTTTGGCCGTGATGTTACCGATTCAATTTTGCTCATGTACGATCCCGTGAATGAACCCGAAATGATGGTTGCAATGGTTGGCATATTGGTGAAGTTGTGTGTATCGTATGCACTGCTTGCCATGGCACTTCGCAATTCATTGTACAGCATTGTTGGAGTAACTGCGGATAAGCTGCCTTTTTGGAAGCATTGCGTTACAGTTTTGGTCTTGTCTGGTATTATTCTCCTTTTAGGGCTATTCATCCCAAAGATCAATACAGTATTCGGTTTTGCTGGTTCCATTACTGGTGGCTCActtggttttatttttcccgcGCTGCTTGTGATGTATTCGGGTGACTTCACATGGCAGAAGGTGGGTCCTGCATATTACATTGCAACTTACTTACTTTTGGCAGGCGGCGTGTTTGTCATCGTATTTGGCACCGGTGCCACCATTTGGGGCGCTGCTGTGGGTTGA